Proteins from a genomic interval of Caulobacter rhizosphaerae:
- a CDS encoding DUF4139 domain-containing protein — MSGRTFIGAGSQAIGPALIATLLLCSPALADTVASPGPDKVAVTLYRGGDGPFQALEDWQREEAMAKGLIQVTETRTVFLPAGRHTLRFDGVADALIPQSATVEGLPGPAIERNYDYALLSPGTLVERSLGQAVKIVRTNRRTGRRTEETATLRQGPAGVVLQTAGGVEALGCSGGAEALVFDKVPAGLSDKPALSTVVDVAAPIQATLTLSYLAIGVNWQADYVARIHPSGRTLDLTGWLTLVNASGTSFADAPTQAVAGRLARVEVDVKRGEAKPVARKCWPMDTTHHGPRPVPPPPPPAPPMAMAGAVDMLDRGLEEVVVTGNRAKLAEQSELGDYKLYTLPEPVTVAARQTKQVAFLDQKDVAFQRLYVVQLDTWSDYDDPDETPAATVVLRLDNRPADGLGKPLPSGALAVFETADGRPAFAGEQALRDVPVGQPFDLMIGEAMDVRARPRLVAEQDRRQDRTRRVYEVDLANAKTVAIVAEVRMATNRQGFKIVAEPTAHDIRDGAAAWRVALPANGRKTLRLVVEYDD, encoded by the coding sequence GTGAGCGGCAGGACTTTCATCGGAGCAGGAAGTCAGGCCATTGGACCGGCCCTGATCGCGACGCTGCTGTTGTGCTCGCCCGCCCTCGCCGACACCGTCGCCTCGCCAGGCCCGGACAAGGTCGCCGTCACCCTCTATCGCGGCGGCGACGGGCCTTTCCAGGCGCTGGAGGATTGGCAGCGCGAGGAGGCCATGGCCAAGGGCCTGATCCAGGTCACCGAGACACGGACGGTGTTCCTGCCCGCCGGTCGCCACACCCTGCGCTTCGACGGCGTCGCCGACGCCCTGATCCCCCAGAGCGCCACGGTGGAAGGGCTGCCCGGCCCGGCCATCGAGCGCAACTACGACTACGCCCTGCTCAGCCCCGGAACCCTGGTCGAGCGCTCGCTGGGGCAGGCGGTGAAGATCGTCCGCACCAACCGCAGGACCGGCCGGCGGACCGAGGAGACGGCCACCCTGCGCCAGGGGCCCGCGGGGGTGGTGCTGCAGACCGCCGGCGGGGTCGAGGCCCTGGGCTGTTCCGGCGGCGCCGAGGCCCTGGTGTTCGACAAGGTCCCGGCCGGGCTGTCGGACAAGCCGGCCCTGTCGACCGTGGTCGACGTCGCCGCGCCGATCCAGGCGACCCTGACCCTGTCCTACCTGGCGATCGGCGTGAACTGGCAGGCCGACTATGTCGCCCGCATCCACCCAAGCGGCAGGACCCTGGACCTGACCGGCTGGCTGACCCTGGTCAACGCCAGCGGCACCAGCTTCGCCGACGCGCCCACCCAGGCCGTCGCCGGCCGGCTGGCGCGCGTGGAGGTGGACGTGAAGCGGGGTGAGGCCAAGCCGGTCGCGCGCAAGTGCTGGCCGATGGACACCACCCATCACGGTCCGCGTCCCGTTCCGCCGCCGCCGCCGCCCGCGCCGCCGATGGCGATGGCGGGGGCCGTGGACATGCTGGACAGAGGGCTCGAGGAGGTCGTGGTCACCGGCAATCGCGCCAAACTCGCCGAACAATCCGAGTTGGGCGACTACAAGCTCTACACCCTGCCCGAACCCGTGACGGTCGCCGCGCGCCAGACCAAGCAGGTGGCCTTTCTCGACCAGAAGGACGTCGCCTTCCAGCGGCTCTATGTGGTCCAGCTCGACACTTGGAGCGACTACGACGATCCCGACGAGACGCCGGCCGCCACGGTCGTGCTGCGGCTGGACAACAGGCCGGCCGACGGTCTGGGCAAGCCCCTGCCGTCCGGCGCCTTGGCGGTGTTCGAGACGGCCGACGGACGCCCCGCCTTCGCCGGCGAGCAGGCCCTGCGCGACGTGCCCGTCGGCCAGCCCTTCGATCTGATGATCGGCGAGGCCATGGACGTGCGGGCCCGCCCGCGCCTGGTCGCCGAGCAGGATCGCCGCCAGGACCGCACGCGCCGCGTCTATGAGGTCGACCTCGCCAACGCCAAGACGGTCGCCATCGTCGCCGAGGTGCGAATGGCCACCAATCGACAAGGCTTCAAGATTGTCGCCGAGCCCACGGCCCACGACATCCGCGACGGCGCCGCGGCCTGGCGCGTGGCCCTGCCCGCCAATGGTCGCAAGACCTTGCGCTTGGTGGTGGAGTATGACGACTAG